The region AACATATTATAAGAACTTGACCTTCACCTTGTAATTCACTGCCTTTACTCTTCAGTTGGTGTTTACCACACACTGGTTAGGTAATCCAAACTTCTTGTTGTGGCGAACTTGTTTCCTCCAAGGATCATTATGTAACTTGTAATGCAAAACCTTGTTTGTTTTGATACCAAAAAAACTTATGGTCAAAAAATGAAATACAGACAAACACACCCATAAATTGCATAGTAAACTACTTTCTAATTTGCAAGTAATGTTAATGATACGGCATCATGCTACTATTCATCCATAAGGGAGCTTTTGAAAAGCATTATTTGTTAAAATGGATTTGTTAGCTAAATCAGAAGAATTGTTCTTTCTATACAACAACATAAACAACCAAGCCGAATGGCATCGGCTACATAGATCAAACGATGCCATAATGTTCTATCAAATATCATACTTTTTTATCCAGTTCATTAATCTCGAGATCATTGTTAATAGTTTCTATTATAGTTACTAATACCTAGCAAAGTGCAGCATCAAATCTAGAATAGTTTAAAGAAGATACATACTTGTATTAAAGTTGTGGTGACGTCATCCTCCGTCAATTTTAAGAATTCAACTGCCCAATCATCAACATGTCCAAACACAGCTTTTTGTCTTTCGGCTTCAAGCAAAATAGAATCGCGATACAAGAATCTTTGCCAGATTTTCTGAACATTTGCTAACTTCAAATTGATTTCTGTTTCATTGAACCCCTGCATATCACCAACCATTCATACAATCTTCTTGCCTAAGATGACAACTAAATGCAAAAGCTATGGATTTATATTGTATTATCCACTATGCAATATAAAAGAAAGGGAAGGGGGATGAGTACCCGAAGAATCTTTATCATGTTGGGAATTTCTTCTTCTGGTATTCGAACGGCAAAGCTATCATAGTTGAGTACATTTTCATATGGTAAGAAGATCCCGTCCTACAGaacaaagaaacaaaacagcAAAAGGTATACAGTTACCATCAATGATAATTTCAGTTCAGTCATTTAGTAACAGATTGTCAACACGAGGGAGATAGCTTCAATTAGCCACTTCCATCACAAATCAATTAGCATGATTCATATTTAGAGTACTTACGGTAAGTAAAGCCACATGTGTCAAGATGAATCACTAACTTTTAAATTTTCTTAGTAGTTAGAAAGCTTGTTCACTAGATCAAAAAGCTAGCTAGCAACACAGAGCTAATGACTCTTTTAAATTGTTTGCTGGGAAAATCCTATTACCTGAATGACCACAGGAATGCATCCTTGCAAAACACTGTCTTCCATGCGTCCACTCCAACCATCACCAGGAAGCACTCCACAGAAAACAGAACTTGCTATATCTGCATGATAGTTATCAGAACGTACTGGAGTCACGATGACATCTTCTGCATGTTGTTTCCCTAGCTTTCCATCCTTGTTGGGGCTTGATCCAAACTCCTTTGCTAACTTCTGTCTTATACCCATACTATACCTGCATCATTTTTTAAACTGGGGTCTTCTATAACAGTTGTAAAAAATATATCAAGATCTAAAGTAAGAGTTACGCCAATTTCATTCAAAACTTTAGGCAACAGGATATCAAGGTTACTAACTAGAGACAATGAATATTCTTCGAACACAACCTCTATGATAATAAAACTAAAGTTTTCTAGTAAACATACGAGACTTGTGGTCTTCCTTGAGGGTAAGCTGGTCCCAAATTCCCATTGAAGAAAAACAGTGTCTTCCGCTTTTCTCGAGGCCTGAAAAAATTATACCATGGTTGCATTCAATTTCAAGAACTAAATAAATAGAACAGTAGCTTCAAGCATGACCAGGAAAAGCAACTAAAATCTGATACCGAGCCCAAAATTTTGAAGCCAACACATTAGCATCAGGAACTTTCCAAGCAGGAAGCACGAGATCTTTGTCAGGGTCAAAGCATGGATGAATGCCTCTCATATGAGTTGAAATCTCATCCCATTTATCAGCCCAGTAGGCTGTGGTTGAACGGTTATGTTTTGTATTTGTGTTTCCCCAATGTACTAACATCGTGCTGTTCCATATTTCCTTAGGGGCATAACAAGCACCTTCATCCCATGAAAAGAACTGCCTTCAGAGACAAAAGTGGAACTATTAGCATCTTCTTCTTATAAGCAAATACAGTTAACTTAACTTTACTTCGTAGAAAACTCTTCAATACATAGGAAAAACAATTCTCCTAGTACGTACCCAGATGTGATCCCTTCCTGATGAGCGATTCCAATAAGGATATTGCTCAACAATGTGATAATATGCACTCTTATAATATTCTAAAGTCAGTGAGCTCCTCAACCCCTTATGCCTCTGAACTTGATCAAGAAAAAGTGAGAAACATTATAGGTATCCAACACTACATAGATGTATCCAATTATATATTCCAAAACGGAATTTACAATCTAAGAGCGACATAGTCTGAGCATTTATGAAAGTAAACAAACAGGTAACAAATGACTAGAAGTATTTTTATCCATCCATCCAAAAAGGGGAAAAGGAACATGAAACTATCGTTTAATTTGTTTCCACTTTGAAATTACTGCTTAGTTACATCAAGAGAAAGCAAATCCATGCACATCATAGCATTGCTAACATGCACATGCATGAAACAGTACATCACTGATGCAGTCTATTTATTAGATGTCCCATATACATACAGTAATCAATGAGTCAATGAGTAGTGAACATTCTACAGATCTACTTCAGTAAATATAGCAGTTAATAAAATATACCTCCATGCTCAAGTGAGGAGCATCGTCAGAACGAGTTATGATGCATGAATCAAGGACAGGAACAAAGAAAAAATCCGCTTCTTCACCATTTAGTGTTCTATGTGGACTAGCTAACAAACTCTCATAAATTGCCATCTGCAGAGATGCAGGCATGGGGCATAAATATATTGCATAAGAAATAAAATTTTACCAGTTGAAGTCCTCCTAAATAAAATTCATGGAATACCTGAGCTCCGTACAGGTGCTCTGTCCATAGGGTTGCATTATTGCCGTCATAAATTCTATTTACACACTCTAACTTGAAATGACGCCCCTATAATAACCaaaaagaataaataaaaatgaaaaataaaaaaacataaaaaatcTCTTCAGATGTAATCATGAGAATTGACACTTGGAATATCCTCACCTCCAATAGTAGGCTGTTGTACTCAGGGGGCAAATCATAAATATATATAAGAGGCCTTTTCTTTGCCACCACAGCATTAAGATTGATTATTTTTTCACTGACATGAATATTGTCAGGAACGTCAACTCGAGCAGGACGAAGCCAACTAGGCCACTCTCTTATAGAAGATATTACTGATGGAGTGCTGCAATCTGCTCCATACCAGCCATTGTCACACTGAAAATATACCTATATTCAATTTATCTATTGATACTGGGTGGAAAATGAGCAGTGTTACACCAAAAATACACAACATGCAGCTTATCTATAGAAATCGAATGGAAACAAATAGGACTTCTGTTGCATAGAATGAAAGTAGTTTCATTATATCCTACTGATGTTGTCCTTGAGAAACATATATGTCCGATTTAAAGCAATTCCGGTAGTGTTATGTTAGTTCATGTTCTGCTTGGGGTTCTTGCTGTTTCGTATGTCTTACTATTGGTTGAGTGACTTTGTATTCTTCTATTCTATATTTATTTTACATTGCCCCAATTAAAGAATGTTAAAATTAGGGACTCAGGTAACTTATTTTAAATTGTTAAGGTTTTagtttattttaaaattttatttattaagTAAAGCAACCTTTTAGAGTTGATGAGTTAAGTAAGTTTACAAAAGTACCACGAGTTTGCATAGACTCTAGCGTTTGACAACCTGACTGATAATATAAATCATAAATGCACACAAATTGAACACTGCCTATGGAAGGTATCCGCAGTTATCCCTCATCAATCATCCATTTTTATCTTTTACATTTCCTTTCTTCCAGGTTACTACTCCTCCATCTCCAGGTTATCTGATTTCTAATTAATGACGTGTAGTCAGCAGCAATATTCAAGAGACGGTTTTTTTATAATGAGCCTAAAAACTTGAGAAAAAAACTTCATCAAATAAGTTAGGGTAGTAACTATTTTACTATCAGCCGATCCTACGGCTGCAAAGCCAAACAATAGATGGCTAACGAAGCATTTATTCTTCTAGTAAATAATTGAAACGCCAAAGATAGGTGTCACATTATTAAACAAAAGAATCACCTGACAAAATCCACCACGACACTGGCCATGTCCAGAGCACTGATTAATGCAAACAGATTGAACAGACACTTCGCAGAATCGTCCCCAAAGACCATCATATTTGCAATCACATTCCTCTTTGAATTTTACCTTGCCAGCATATGCTCCGACCGGATCTACATTACACCAACCTGGTATACTACCATTAGTTGTGAACACATCTTGATCAACTATTGTCCAATTCACTAATTTGGGACCACCGGGTTCAGAAGGTGGACTGAAACAGATTTAAGGTGGATATTTTACTAGTAATTGGAAATTGAGGGGAAAAAAAGTAGCGAATGAAACACAATACTAGTAATTCAATTTACTTACTTAAATTGAAACCCACATGTCTCTGCCAATGGCCGAGATGGATATTTTGTTCCTTCTCCACAGAAGCACATTGCCCTTGTTTTGTCGCAGTTGGCTGGACAAATTGATACAACCCATCGGCCAAATGGCTCCACTGGTGATCCTGGGAAGTTGCATTCTAACTCCAGTTTGTCAGTGCATCCATCCCCTGTCACCTCAGAAAATAATATGAATTTCCAAACCAAATAACAAATTGTATTTTGGTGCAATCGTCAAACATATTCTGAAAATGGTAGCATAGCAACAAGTTATAATAGTTTACTTCTTTGTCCTGTTTAAAAAATGTTGTACCAAAAGAAAATCATTACATTATATAATCAAAACTGATTTACCCTACAAGATTTAGGGAATTCAAAATTGTGAAAACAGATAAGTCTGATTTAGCAACTCCCGTTTTTGTTCTCTCATCCCAACTTCCTTTGTAGCATAACAAGTAAAATGTTTCCTATGGATATGAAGAATTCAATTTAAAATTTATTCCCATTTATTCAGCACTAGAAGAATCTTACATTTAAATGTGTCAGGGTTTTAAATCAAATATCAAAAATAATAGTTCGGGGCCCAAATAAAAAAGGTAACATGTCAGCCATTAGTTGGTGGAATAAATGTTGCAGGTAATATATCTAACAAAAAATCCAAAGCACTTCGTAATCTAACAAAAACTTCTCATTAGAGAAAATGATTTTAGGCATATTTGGGGTTTAAAAAAACTCAGTATGTCCGATTTACAAGTTACCGAAGAATGTGCATGACTGTTGGTTCCGATAAACTCTGCAATTCTGATCACCAATATATTAAGAGATGGTAAACGATATGTGAAAGCCAGAGCTACAAGTTTTAAAAAATGAGTTATCTTCTCCTATTTATATCTTCTGATCAAGCATTATGTACCTAGTCAATAGAATGAATATAAGGAACAGAACTAACCAGCATAACCATGAAAGCATCGACATTGTCCCAACTCTCGATTACAAACTCCCAGACCACTGCAGTCATTTTTGCAGTCATTTCCACCTATTATCTGTAACCAATCATATTACAAAGCAGAAAATTTTTACTTTTGGTAACCAGAAATTAACTCAATGCCAATAACAACCATAAAAATTCAGCACAAAACCTCTGAAATAACAACTTAAAAAGAAAACATGaaacaaaaaaggaaaaaataaacAGAACTACAACATCACTTGTCACCTCAGAAACGTTGATTTCCTTCGTAATAGAATGACAACCTGCAAGCCACTGACCAATCTCAGCCTTCCACGGTGCACCCTTATAAGGAACCGAACCATGCAAGTCACCCGGGAACCGGTTCTTCAAATCAATCACAGGCTCATCCCAACCATGCGAATTTATCAACTCCACCGATGCATTAGTCGAAACACAGGAATTTGAAGCTAGCTTAAAATAATCAAAAGAAGGCGTGAACGGAAACAAGAACAAATGAACTACAGAAACCAACACCAAAACTGAAGCAATTGTTGCGGCAAGAGACCAAGAACACCTCCAGTTTTTCATGGAGAACAAATCTAACAGGTCTCTTGCCATTCGATAAACCGAAACACTACAAAACAATCTTATCTAATTCACCGATCTCTCTTGACATCATAACctgaaatcatcaacaatcaacaataaaaTAATAGTATAGTATATTAGTATCTTTCTTACAATGACGACAATCAGAATCATATAAACCTAACCATAACCATAACACCAAAAACTGAACTAGGAACTAAGAAGAAAAACAAACAGTGGCAATTTACAAGTACTGTTACAATTTACAAAAGCAAAACCCTATTTAAATATTGAATATAttaaaaaatgaatcaaaattGAAATTCAATAAAGAAATGAAATCATCATTGGTAACGTGAATTCTGACATTAGCATAGTTTAGACTCACATTTCACGGATCTGAATCGAAATCAGAGAAACTGATTGAGCAATGTTGAAGAATATTGTAACAGACATGGTGATGATATCGGTCAATGGCTTTACCGAAATTACGTCATTTATTATTTTGTTGAAATCACGTCGTGAGGAGTTCAATTATAGAGGGGGACCACTCAGGTGTAGATTTTCTCCCTTATAGTTTACTACTAGTATATGTGTAAGAATAAATGTACTAACATTCTTCTCTTCACTGAGTTTACGTTCTGGAAACTGATTCGTGAAAGCAATGTATTTGTTTTTTTTTGGGGATTTcagttttatttatttattttatgtaAATTTGACCTACAAAGACATTTTTGCCCTGCCGGCTTAGATGCGCGATTTGAACCTTTTTGCTTTGAGGTATGTTGTTTTTTTAATTGCTTATTGAATATTGCTTCTTTACTCTAATGAAGCACTGTTTTTAGAATATATTTTTGGATACATCTCAAATACATTAAATAGAGGTATAAGTAACTAATACTTTAATTTTATAAGAAAAGATTAGTATCAAAATGTAATTTCAAAATAATAtcaaaaatataattttaaacGCACTTTAAAtacatcatatatatatatatatatatatatatatatatatatatatatatatatatatatatatatatatatatatatatatatatatatatatatatatatatatatatatatatatatatatatatatatatataaaagtgaatcacattctatttttttaaaataatccaaaaatatatttctaaaataaaaaattatgaaGGTTGGAGTAACAATTAAGAAGGCAAATTGATTGAAATTAAGTATAACTTTGTACTCCCTCCCTCACTTTTAACTTTGTACTCCCTCCCTCACTTTTAAATTATCAGAGATTTTGGATATTTCACGTTAATTAagaaatataattaattttatatgAGAAAGAAAAATTATGTATGAATTTAGAATAGTGTCATTCATTTAATGCACCGAAATAAAAATTAGTTTAATAAATATTTTAGTTTCTTAATTTAATTTAGTATTCTGCTTTAGTCTCTTAACTAAAAAAATATTACAAGTTagtcttttaattttatttttgttatcTTATTTGGTCTCTTCTATCAATTTATGACAAAAAAAATATTAAGTCTGGTGATGTGGCATAAGGTCATTAGTACAAATATGAATCAGCATATTTAGTTAAAAACGAATACACTATTTAAACTTTGAAAATAAAACTATCCCAGTTTAAATAGTGTATCAGTTTTTAACTACATATATTGACTCGTATTTGTACTAATGACATTGATGTCACGCCAAGTCATTAGAACTTAACATTTTTTTGCCAAAATTGACGGAAAAGACTAAATTGGATAACGGAAGTAAAGTTAAGTGATTAACTTGTAACTTTTTTTTAGTGGAAGGACTTTAGTGGAACATTATATTAAGTTAAGGGATTTGGAACTAATTATGTCATAAAAATTTAAagaattgaaagaaaaaatagTAATAAATGATAGAGTATATTGGAAAAACTTTCATGACTGTTACATAATTGTAACGTGACTTATAATTTGAGacaattttttttaacaaaatgaCTTAAAATTTGAGAATGAGTGAGTACTAATGAATCATTGTTTCTTTGGTCacacaaataaaattttaaatttgaGAATGAGTGAGTACTAATGAATCATTGATTATTCATTTacttattactaatttatttattatataaaaatatatcaaataaaattttaaatatatgtTGTGTCATTAGCATTTATGTATATATAGGTTGCCTACTAATGAACAGAAGGAGAAGCCTACTCAATCTGCAAAATCTCTTTCTAATTTGTCTGGTGGTTCTCAGTATTCGCCAGTAGAAAAGTTTGTTCATAATGCGAAATGTATGTCCTTAAGTCagttctgcaaaatcaaacatgtaagttgaatactatagagccgaatttatctttactattacaattatattgtttgctttttgaaattaatatcattttttATTTGCTTTTAGGAAATTTTATGTGTTACTGTAGCAACCACATTGAAATTTGTTGTCTCAAAGTATGGATGGTTTTATTATGGCTGCACAAGGTGTTCTTCGAAGGCACCTAATCCTGAAAAAGCTTATGAATGTTCATGTGGGCAAAAAGTCGAACAGCCTATACCAAGGTACATATAATCTAGATGAATTGCAAATAAATTTGGTAATGGATTtgttattaatcatattattttCTTCGTTTAAAATACTATATGTACAAAATTGAGATATATGTTAGCAATGGTGAATCAAAATATCGATTTGTATTCTGGGATTCCGAATGTGCTGCTATACTTGGAATGACTGCTGAATTTATGCATAACTCTATGGTGGAGGTACATTGTTATACATAAGTTAAAATGTTAATAGTTTATCGAGTTGTAAAGTTCAGATTATCACTCAtggt is a window of Lathyrus oleraceus cultivar Zhongwan6 chromosome 6, CAAS_Psat_ZW6_1.0, whole genome shotgun sequence DNA encoding:
- the LOC127091831 gene encoding uncharacterized protein LOC127091831 isoform X2, with translation MARDLLDLFSMKNWRCSWSLAATIASVLVLVSVVHLFLFPFTPSFDYFKLASNSCVSTNASVELINSHGWDEPVIDLKNRFPGDLHGSVPYKGAPWKAEIGQWLAGCHSITKEINVSEIIGGNDCKNDCSGLGVCNRELGQCRCFHGYAGDGCTDKLELECNFPGSPVEPFGRWVVSICPANCDKTRAMCFCGEGTKYPSRPLAETCGFQFNPPSEPGGPKLVNWTIVDQDVFTTNGSIPGWCNVDPVGAYAGKVKFKEECDCKYDGLWGRFCEVSVQSVCINQCSGHGQCRGGFCQCDNGWYGADCSTPSVISSIREWPSWLRPARVDVPDNIHVSEKIINLNAVVAKKRPLIYIYDLPPEYNSLLLEGRHFKLECVNRIYDGNNATLWTEHLYGAQMAIYESLLASPHRTLNGEEADFFFVPVLDSCIITRSDDAPHLSMERHKGLRSSLTLEYYKSAYYHIVEQYPYWNRSSGRDHIWFFSWDEGACYAPKEIWNSTMLVHWGNTNTKHNRSTTAYWADKWDEISTHMRGIHPCFDPDKDLVLPAWKVPDANVLASKFWARPREKRKTLFFFNGNLGPAYPQGRPQVSYSMGIRQKLAKEFGSSPNKDGKLGKQHAEDVIVTPVRSDNYHADIASSVFCGVLPGDGWSGRMEDSVLQGCIPVVIQDGIFLPYENVLNYDSFAVRIPEEEIPNMIKILRGFNETEINLKLANVQKIWQRFLYRDSILLEAERQKAVFGHVDDWAVEFLKLTEDDVTTTLIQVLHYKLHNDPWRKQVRHNKKFGLPNQCVVNTN
- the LOC127091831 gene encoding uncharacterized protein LOC127091831 isoform X1 produces the protein MARDLLDLFSMKNWRCSWSLAATIASVLVLVSVVHLFLFPFTPSFDYFKLASNSCVSTNASVELINSHGWDEPVIDLKNRFPGDLHGSVPYKGAPWKAEIGQWLAGCHSITKEINVSEIIGGNDCKNDCSGLGVCNRELGQCRCFHGYAGDGCTDKLELECNFPGSPVEPFGRWVVSICPANCDKTRAMCFCGEGTKYPSRPLAETCGFQFNPPSEPGGPKLVNWTIVDQDVFTTNGSIPGWCNVDPVGAYAGKVKFKEECDCKYDGLWGRFCEVSVQSVCINQCSGHGQCRGGFCQVYFQCDNGWYGADCSTPSVISSIREWPSWLRPARVDVPDNIHVSEKIINLNAVVAKKRPLIYIYDLPPEYNSLLLEGRHFKLECVNRIYDGNNATLWTEHLYGAQMAIYESLLASPHRTLNGEEADFFFVPVLDSCIITRSDDAPHLSMERHKGLRSSLTLEYYKSAYYHIVEQYPYWNRSSGRDHIWFFSWDEGACYAPKEIWNSTMLVHWGNTNTKHNRSTTAYWADKWDEISTHMRGIHPCFDPDKDLVLPAWKVPDANVLASKFWARPREKRKTLFFFNGNLGPAYPQGRPQVSYSMGIRQKLAKEFGSSPNKDGKLGKQHAEDVIVTPVRSDNYHADIASSVFCGVLPGDGWSGRMEDSVLQGCIPVVIQDGIFLPYENVLNYDSFAVRIPEEEIPNMIKILRGFNETEINLKLANVQKIWQRFLYRDSILLEAERQKAVFGHVDDWAVEFLKLTEDDVTTTLIQVLHYKLHNDPWRKQVRHNKKFGLPNQCVVNTN
- the LOC127094901 gene encoding uncharacterized protein LOC127094901, with product MRDLNLFALRLPTNEQKEKPTQSAKSLSNLSGGSQYSPVEKFVHNAKCMSLSQFCKIKHEILCVTVATTLKFVVSKYGWFYYGCTRCSSKAPNPEKAYECSCGQKVEQPIPSNGESKYRFVFWDSECAAILGMTAEFMHNSMVENGEDDPMVYPDELEMLLNKKIAFRVKVQPTFSQASVWKLCDDEAFVKEIENDYIVEDNQSKTEYAKLVPNKENLETSAVV